The following are from one region of the Candidatus Binatia bacterium genome:
- a CDS encoding sigma-54 dependent transcriptional regulator, protein MTQRILVVDDDPLICRQLEDLFRERHYEVDSAEGANEALTLLEQFDYALGVVDLKIPGTDGLSLTKQIHERWSDFGVIIITGYASIKGAVEAIRQGANDYITKPFEREEIILATEKILEKRRLLDEISYLRSQLSERYSFANMVSRNPAMHEIFRTIEALSQNDATVLITGESGTGKELAARAVHFQGRRKSGRFVAINCAAFPDTLLETELFGHERGAFTGAVQDRVGKIELASGGTLFLDEIESISLPMQLKLLRVLEQREVEKLGGNRLIKVNIRVIAATNRDLEQMIARGEMREDFFYRVNVVPIVIPPLRDRLEDIPLLVTEMLKNNPHARERGGMRVSNKALQVMMSYHWPGNVRELGNVLERAILKAAGPLIKDVDLPGGSGTPTSTPGSGRARDYELPLREFLKRAEKDYLASVLRRARGGISSTSKHAMVDAATLHRKMKQHGLKREDFRRPREPQSGS, encoded by the coding sequence ATGACACAGCGCATCCTGGTCGTCGACGACGATCCGCTGATCTGCCGCCAACTCGAGGACCTGTTCCGCGAGAGGCACTACGAGGTGGACAGCGCAGAAGGCGCCAACGAGGCGCTGACGCTGCTCGAGCAGTTCGACTACGCACTCGGCGTCGTCGACCTGAAGATCCCCGGCACCGACGGTCTGAGCCTGACCAAGCAGATCCACGAGCGCTGGAGCGACTTCGGCGTCATCATCATCACCGGTTACGCATCCATCAAGGGCGCCGTCGAGGCGATCCGCCAGGGCGCCAACGACTACATCACCAAGCCGTTCGAGCGCGAGGAGATCATCCTTGCGACCGAGAAAATCCTCGAGAAACGCCGCCTCCTCGACGAGATCAGCTACCTGAGGAGCCAGCTTTCCGAGCGCTACTCGTTCGCGAACATGGTCAGCCGCAACCCGGCGATGCACGAGATCTTCCGCACCATCGAGGCGTTGTCGCAGAACGACGCGACGGTGCTGATCACCGGCGAGTCCGGCACCGGGAAAGAGCTCGCTGCGCGCGCGGTGCATTTCCAGGGGCGGCGCAAGAGCGGCCGCTTCGTCGCGATCAACTGCGCGGCCTTTCCCGACACGCTGCTGGAGACCGAGCTGTTCGGCCACGAGCGCGGCGCGTTCACCGGCGCCGTGCAGGACCGCGTCGGCAAGATCGAGCTGGCCAGCGGCGGCACGCTGTTCCTCGACGAGATCGAGAGCATCTCGCTGCCGATGCAGCTCAAGCTGCTGCGCGTGCTCGAGCAGCGCGAGGTCGAGAAGCTCGGCGGCAACCGGCTGATCAAGGTCAACATCCGCGTCATCGCAGCGACCAACCGCGACCTCGAGCAGATGATCGCGCGCGGCGAGATGCGCGAGGACTTCTTTTACCGCGTCAACGTCGTGCCGATCGTCATCCCGCCTCTTCGCGACCGGCTCGAGGACATCCCGCTGCTCGTCACGGAGATGCTCAAGAACAACCCGCACGCGCGCGAGCGCGGCGGCATGCGGGTCTCGAACAAGGCCCTGCAGGTGATGATGTCGTACCACTGGCCGGGCAACGTCCGCGAGCTCGGCAACGTGCTCGAGCGTGCCATCCTCAAGGCCGCCGGCCCGCTGATCAAGGACGTGGACCTTCCCGGCGGCAGCGGCACGCCGACCAGCACGCCGGGCTCGGGCCGGGCGCGCGATTACGAGCTGCCGCTTCGCGAATTCCTCAAGCGGGCGGAAAAGGACTACCTGGCCTCGGTGCTGAGGCGGGCGCGCGGCGGCATCTCGTCGACGTCCAAGCACGCGATGGTCGACGCCGCGACCCTGCACCGCAAGATGAAGCAGCACGGCCTGAAGCGGGAAGACTTCCGCAGGCCCCGCGAGCCCCAGTCCGGAAGCTGA
- the metF gene encoding methylenetetrahydrofolate reductase [NAD(P)H] translates to MQIASLLGRGTPVFSFEFFPPRTEAGDRALLDTLAELRPLAPDFVSVTYGAGGSTRDRTVELVGYIQRDLHLVAMAHLTCVGASRGELSAVLDRLEDSGIENIIALRGDPPQGEATFEPHPDGLSYASELVAHIRDENRPFCVAGACYPEKHLEAVSFDSDLEHLKAKVDAGVDFLITQLFFDNRAYFDFVARARAAGIGVPVLAGIMPITNLSQIERFTQRCGATIPRDLHAILGPWRDDPDKIEELSIRHTTAQCRDLLERGAPGVHFYTLNRSRATRDILTALRR, encoded by the coding sequence ATGCAGATCGCTTCCCTGCTTGGGCGGGGGACACCGGTTTTTTCTTTCGAGTTCTTCCCGCCGAGGACCGAGGCCGGCGACCGAGCCCTTCTCGATACGCTGGCCGAGCTGAGGCCGCTCGCGCCGGACTTCGTGTCGGTGACGTACGGCGCCGGCGGCAGCACCCGCGACCGTACGGTCGAGCTCGTCGGCTACATCCAGCGAGATCTGCACCTGGTCGCAATGGCGCACCTTACCTGCGTCGGCGCGTCACGCGGCGAGCTGAGCGCCGTGCTCGACCGCCTCGAAGACTCCGGCATCGAGAACATCATTGCGCTCCGCGGCGATCCGCCCCAGGGAGAAGCGACGTTCGAGCCGCACCCGGACGGGCTGTCGTACGCAAGCGAGCTCGTGGCGCACATCCGCGACGAGAACCGGCCCTTTTGTGTCGCCGGTGCCTGCTATCCGGAAAAGCACCTCGAGGCCGTCTCGTTCGACAGCGACCTCGAGCACCTGAAGGCAAAGGTCGACGCGGGCGTCGACTTCCTGATCACGCAGCTCTTCTTCGACAACCGGGCGTATTTCGACTTCGTCGCCCGCGCCCGTGCTGCAGGGATCGGCGTGCCGGTCCTTGCCGGCATCATGCCGATCACCAACCTGTCGCAGATCGAGAGGTTCACGCAGCGCTGCGGTGCGACGATCCCGCGCGACCTGCACGCCATTCTCGGGCCGTGGCGCGACGATCCGGACAAGATCGAAGAGCTGAGCATCCGCCACACCACCGCGCAGTGCCGCGACCTTCTCGAGCGCGGCGCGCCGGGCGTGCATTTCTACACGCTGAACCGCTCGCGGGCGACGCGCGACATCCTGACGGCGCTGCGGCGCTGA
- a CDS encoding aldolase/citrate lyase family protein, whose amino-acid sequence MHPNEALFSGEKRFPIVNVCEHFAGNEKLITKALEHQQALGGIFDVSMDCEDGARQGQERQHAEMVVDLTRSAANKFGRTGVRIHDHDNRWWRQDVDIVVAGAGNEVAYLTLPKPTRVEQAAEQIEYIQSVAKKAGVRREIPIHVLIETHGALRDVYEIAALPWVEVLDFGLMDFISGFHGAIPASCMRSPGQFDHGAVSYAKARMVHAAMCSGVVPSHNVTLDLKSAYTTFEDARRAREEFGFLRMWSIYPTQIQAIVDAMKPDTSEVEAAVEILTAAQDSNWGPIQHDGHLHDRATYRYYWEVVQKARLTGTELGGDAESRWFA is encoded by the coding sequence ATCCATCCGAACGAGGCGCTGTTCTCCGGCGAGAAGCGTTTCCCGATCGTCAATGTCTGCGAGCACTTCGCCGGCAATGAGAAGCTCATCACCAAGGCCCTCGAACACCAGCAGGCTCTCGGCGGCATCTTCGACGTCTCGATGGACTGCGAGGACGGAGCGCGCCAGGGACAGGAGCGCCAGCACGCGGAGATGGTCGTCGACCTGACCCGCTCCGCGGCGAACAAGTTCGGCCGCACCGGCGTGCGCATCCACGATCACGACAACCGCTGGTGGCGCCAGGACGTCGACATCGTCGTCGCCGGCGCGGGCAACGAGGTCGCCTACCTCACGCTGCCCAAGCCTACCCGCGTCGAACAGGCGGCCGAGCAGATCGAATACATCCAGTCGGTGGCGAAGAAGGCCGGCGTCCGCCGCGAGATTCCGATCCACGTCCTGATCGAAACCCACGGTGCCCTGCGCGACGTCTACGAGATCGCGGCGCTGCCGTGGGTCGAAGTGCTCGACTTCGGGCTGATGGATTTCATCTCGGGTTTCCACGGCGCGATCCCCGCTTCGTGCATGCGCTCGCCGGGCCAGTTCGACCACGGCGCAGTGTCCTACGCGAAGGCACGCATGGTGCATGCCGCGATGTGCAGCGGCGTCGTGCCGTCCCATAACGTGACGCTCGACCTCAAGAGCGCATACACCACCTTCGAGGACGCGCGGCGCGCGCGCGAGGAGTTCGGCTTCCTGCGCATGTGGTCGATCTATCCGACCCAGATCCAGGCCATCGTCGACGCGATGAAGCCCGATACCAGCGAGGTCGAGGCCGCGGTGGAGATCCTTACGGCAGCCCAGGATTCGAACTGGGGTCCGATCCAGCACGACGGGCACCTGCACGACCGCGCCACCTATCGTTACTATTGGGAAGTGGTCCAGAAGGCGCGCCTGACCGGCACCGAGCTTGGCGGCGACGCCGAGAGCCGCTGGTTCGCCTGA
- a CDS encoding acyl-CoA dehydrogenase family protein, with the protein MTQRLAAQVTAGDVATLVDAIDEVSREAVRSASARTASGKDIDSWQVHCERVAYLATEVLAARSMLDYANAAAASGTDASLFVDEAAVYAGEVAAKLAGQLTLAGDDYALPAGVIDKTVGSPAVSRLIRLAACEDRVRAIGRAVASQRGSNNAWMPEDDVVMVRDSVRSFAQKEVAPLAERIHRHDELVPDSLIGAMAAMGYFGMSAPEAYGGLGMGNLAMIVTTEELSRVSLAAAGSLITRPEILTKALLKGGTEEQKRKWLAPVSAGELMVAISVTEPNTGSDVASVACRAEAAEVGGRKGYVINGPKAWCTFAGRANVIALLARTDADPKSGARGLSLFIVEKDPFTGHEFEMKQPGGGVLHGKADATPGYRGMHSYTLAFENYFVPAENLIGEEKGLGKGFYLQMNGFAAGRLQTAGRATGLAQAALEAAAGYAVDRRQFGSNLVDFQLSQYKLGRMATQTQVARQISYRAGRSMDADETISLEPAMAKLLSCDIAVAVTQEGQLLHGGWGYAEEYPISRYVVDATVLPIFEGVKPILELKVIARQLLGA; encoded by the coding sequence ATGACGCAGAGACTGGCGGCGCAGGTCACGGCGGGGGATGTGGCGACTCTGGTCGACGCGATCGACGAGGTCTCGCGCGAGGCGGTGCGTTCGGCGTCCGCGCGCACGGCCTCCGGAAAAGACATCGATTCGTGGCAGGTGCACTGCGAGCGCGTCGCCTACCTGGCAACCGAAGTTCTCGCCGCGCGCTCGATGCTCGACTACGCAAACGCCGCTGCCGCAAGCGGCACCGATGCTTCGCTCTTCGTGGACGAGGCCGCCGTTTACGCCGGCGAGGTCGCCGCGAAGCTGGCAGGCCAGCTCACGCTGGCGGGCGACGACTATGCGCTGCCGGCCGGCGTCATCGACAAGACGGTAGGCTCGCCCGCGGTCTCACGCCTGATCCGCCTCGCGGCCTGCGAAGACCGCGTGCGCGCGATCGGCCGCGCGGTAGCCTCCCAGCGCGGCAGCAACAACGCGTGGATGCCCGAGGACGACGTCGTGATGGTGCGCGACTCGGTGCGCAGCTTCGCCCAGAAGGAAGTCGCTCCGCTGGCCGAGCGGATCCACCGTCACGACGAGCTCGTGCCCGACTCGCTGATCGGCGCGATGGCCGCGATGGGCTACTTCGGCATGTCGGCGCCGGAGGCCTACGGCGGGCTCGGGATGGGCAACCTCGCGATGATCGTGACGACGGAGGAATTGTCGCGCGTATCGCTGGCGGCTGCCGGATCGCTGATCACGAGGCCCGAGATCCTGACGAAAGCCCTTCTCAAGGGCGGCACCGAAGAACAGAAGCGCAAGTGGCTGGCGCCGGTCAGTGCCGGCGAGCTGATGGTCGCGATCTCGGTCACCGAGCCCAACACCGGCTCCGACGTCGCGTCGGTCGCGTGCCGCGCCGAAGCGGCGGAGGTGGGCGGCAGGAAAGGCTACGTGATCAACGGCCCCAAGGCCTGGTGCACGTTCGCCGGTCGCGCCAACGTGATCGCGCTGCTCGCCCGCACCGATGCCGATCCCAAGTCCGGTGCGCGCGGTCTGTCGCTGTTCATCGTCGAGAAGGATCCTTTCACGGGACACGAGTTCGAGATGAAGCAGCCGGGGGGCGGAGTGCTGCATGGCAAGGCCGACGCGACGCCCGGCTACCGCGGCATGCACTCGTACACGCTCGCGTTCGAGAACTACTTCGTGCCGGCCGAGAACCTGATCGGCGAGGAGAAGGGACTGGGCAAGGGCTTCTACCTTCAGATGAACGGCTTCGCGGCCGGGCGCCTGCAGACGGCAGGTCGCGCGACCGGTCTTGCCCAGGCCGCGCTCGAAGCGGCAGCCGGCTACGCTGTGGACCGCCGCCAGTTCGGCAGCAACCTCGTCGATTTCCAGCTCAGCCAGTACAAGCTCGGCCGCATGGCCACGCAGACCCAGGTCGCGCGCCAGATCAGCTACCGGGCCGGCCGTTCAATGGATGCCGACGAGACGATTTCGCTCGAGCCCGCGATGGCGAAGCTGCTCTCGTGCGACATCGCAGTGGCGGTCACGCAGGAAGGCCAGCTCCTGCACGGCGGGTGGGGTTATGCGGAGGAGTATCCGATCTCCCGCTACGTCGTCGATGCCACGGTGCTGCCGATCTTCGAAGGCGTAAAGCCGATCCTGGAGCTCAAGGTCATCGCCCGGCAACTGCTCGGCGCCTGA
- a CDS encoding polysaccharide biosynthesis/export family protein yields MKARHLMIALPAALLWTGCFQNPSIAPPTQDIKPIAAAMGAVQDNTTSPIYRLQPGDRVDIHSQFHDALTGEGTIGPDGRLAVPALGQFQAVGLTADELASEITRRASLTFRDPSITVGVKEFTTFHAYIGGEVKKPGYVIIKPGMTTLRAVMERGGFSYNARLDSVLHIAWNAQGGYSAKRLDLRHVLETGDTTQDLVIGPNDVIYVPTTWIANADIWVRQWIIDLIPIREPTTRLTDF; encoded by the coding sequence ATGAAAGCACGACACCTCATGATCGCCCTTCCGGCCGCGCTTCTGTGGACCGGCTGCTTCCAGAATCCGTCGATTGCGCCTCCGACCCAGGACATCAAGCCGATTGCTGCGGCGATGGGTGCGGTGCAGGACAACACGACGTCGCCGATCTACCGGCTGCAACCCGGTGACCGCGTCGACATCCACTCGCAGTTTCACGACGCGCTCACCGGCGAAGGGACGATCGGTCCCGACGGCCGCCTCGCGGTGCCGGCGCTCGGCCAGTTCCAGGCGGTAGGCCTGACGGCGGACGAGTTGGCGTCGGAGATCACCCGGCGCGCCTCGCTCACCTTCCGCGATCCCTCGATCACCGTCGGCGTGAAGGAATTCACGACGTTCCACGCCTACATCGGCGGCGAGGTGAAAAAGCCCGGCTACGTGATCATCAAGCCGGGAATGACCACGCTGCGGGCCGTCATGGAAAGGGGAGGATTCTCCTACAACGCGCGCCTGGACAGCGTGCTTCACATCGCGTGGAACGCACAGGGCGGTTATTCCGCCAAGCGCCTCGATCTTCGCCACGTGCTCGAGACCGGCGACACCACCCAGGATCTCGTCATTGGCCCGAACGACGTCATCTACGTGCCGACGACGTGGATCGCCAATGCCGACATCTGGGTTCGTCAATGGATCATCGACCTGATCCCGATTCGCGAGCCGACCACGCGTCTGACGGATTTCTGA
- a CDS encoding GNVR domain-containing protein, which produces MDQRSLYLIRQAVTAIFKRWRLVALVFATIVLPFNFFNFLIRQPSYTAKALVLVTRDRGYADLTPLEREHATPDLPNEMVVNSELQLIRSGDLIRRLHDELESQSQTSAGGGFPVPSVPSLTIRLLASRRPQSNVIEVDYRSSDSEFAVHVVNTLTNLYTKYHIETHKEQNALPFFDKETQTAKETFVQADLELERFDATNGLTSVATEEDNTMRQRSQLEADQMRTEAQVTELTTKVAAIEAELEYIPEQEAVETEMVPNPLLNYMRQNLSRLDMERQRLLQLYTPQNRLVEDVENEIAQLKSQVASQEGTVVGRKKMSQTPARRKLQEDLLTNQAELGALEARRAMLAERITDYEGKIRVLHAKHYEVMRLRRDREEAKDIYSTLLGKLNEAKISEAMDLAGISNVAVIQAAAGPLESDPDYKMITLFLTIFLALLLGVSAAVVVELVNPVMNSDLDVRHQLDLPVLAAIPASGAGGGPGGNLNFQGNNLQGNQQGNQQGQAGNGYRVGNARRSGNRPRNNGNNGGGRPA; this is translated from the coding sequence ATGGATCAGCGTTCCCTCTATCTCATCCGCCAGGCCGTCACGGCGATCTTCAAGCGGTGGCGCCTCGTCGCACTCGTGTTCGCGACGATCGTGCTGCCGTTCAACTTCTTCAACTTCCTGATCCGGCAGCCGTCGTACACCGCGAAGGCCCTGGTGCTGGTCACGCGCGACCGCGGCTACGCCGACCTCACCCCCCTGGAGCGCGAGCACGCCACGCCCGACCTGCCCAACGAAATGGTCGTCAACTCCGAGCTGCAGCTGATCCGCAGCGGCGACCTGATCCGGCGCCTGCACGATGAGCTGGAGTCGCAGTCGCAGACCAGCGCCGGCGGCGGGTTCCCGGTTCCGTCCGTTCCGTCCCTGACGATACGCCTGCTCGCCAGCCGCCGGCCCCAGTCCAACGTCATCGAGGTCGACTACCGCAGCTCCGATTCGGAGTTCGCGGTGCACGTCGTCAACACGCTGACGAACCTGTACACGAAGTACCACATCGAGACCCACAAGGAGCAGAACGCCCTTCCGTTCTTCGACAAGGAAACGCAGACGGCCAAGGAGACGTTCGTCCAGGCCGACCTGGAGCTGGAGCGCTTCGACGCGACCAACGGCCTGACCTCGGTGGCCACCGAGGAAGACAACACGATGCGCCAGAGGTCGCAGCTCGAAGCCGACCAGATGCGCACCGAAGCGCAGGTCACCGAGCTGACGACCAAGGTGGCGGCCATCGAGGCCGAGCTCGAGTACATCCCCGAGCAGGAAGCCGTCGAGACCGAGATGGTCCCGAACCCGCTGCTCAACTACATGCGGCAGAACCTGTCGCGCCTGGACATGGAGCGCCAGCGCCTGCTGCAGCTGTACACGCCGCAGAACCGGCTCGTCGAGGACGTCGAGAACGAGATCGCGCAGCTGAAATCGCAAGTTGCGTCGCAGGAAGGCACGGTCGTCGGCCGCAAGAAGATGTCGCAGACGCCGGCCCGTCGAAAACTGCAGGAAGACCTGCTGACCAACCAGGCCGAGCTCGGCGCCCTCGAAGCCCGCCGCGCGATGCTCGCCGAGCGCATCACCGACTACGAGGGCAAGATTCGCGTCCTTCACGCCAAGCACTACGAGGTCATGCGCCTGCGTCGCGACCGCGAAGAAGCCAAGGACATCTACTCGACGCTGCTCGGCAAGCTGAACGAGGCGAAGATCTCCGAGGCGATGGACCTGGCGGGTATCTCCAATGTCGCCGTCATCCAGGCCGCCGCCGGCCCTCTCGAATCCGATCCCGACTACAAGATGATCACGCTGTTCCTGACGATCTTCCTCGCGCTGCTGCTCGGCGTCAGCGCGGCGGTGGTCGTCGAGCTCGTCAACCCGGTGATGAACAGCGATCTCGACGTGCGCCACCAGCTCGACCTGCCGGTGCTCGCGGCAATTCCGGCCAGCGGCGCAGGCGGCGGACCCGGCGGCAACCTGAACTTCCAGGGCAACAACCTGCAGGGCAACCAGCAGGGCAACCAGCAGGGACAAGCGGGCAACGGATATCGCGTCGGCAACGCCAGGCGTTCCGGCAACCGTCCCCGAAACAACGGGAACAACGGAGGCGGCCGCCCGGCCTGA
- a CDS encoding peptidylprolyl isomerase, whose product MTPFVPASSRFAARLVAAAAVLIVAAAPLSGCSKGAGTGAAPKAAPPAVAGPMVVIKTNKGTVEVELNPDKAPATVKNFLDYVDAGFYDGTIFHRVIKDFMVQGGGFTPDGQQKPTRPPVKNEANNGLKNTRGTIAMARTAVVDSATSQFFINHADNAFLDYKNDTPQLYGYCVFGKVTSGMDVVDAIANAPKGNKQPGVFSDRPQDDVIIESIKRKG is encoded by the coding sequence ATGACCCCTTTCGTCCCCGCTTCCTCGCGTTTTGCCGCGCGCCTCGTCGCTGCCGCGGCCGTCCTCATCGTTGCCGCCGCTCCTTTGTCGGGATGCTCGAAAGGCGCCGGAACCGGAGCGGCACCCAAAGCCGCCCCGCCTGCCGTCGCCGGCCCGATGGTCGTCATCAAGACGAACAAGGGCACGGTCGAGGTCGAGCTCAATCCGGACAAGGCGCCGGCCACCGTCAAGAACTTCCTCGACTACGTCGATGCCGGCTTCTACGACGGCACGATCTTCCACCGGGTCATCAAGGACTTCATGGTCCAGGGGGGCGGCTTCACGCCCGACGGCCAGCAGAAGCCGACGCGTCCGCCCGTCAAGAACGAGGCGAACAACGGACTCAAGAACACGCGCGGCACCATTGCGATGGCGCGCACGGCGGTGGTCGACTCGGCAACTTCCCAGTTCTTCATCAACCACGCCGACAACGCGTTCCTCGACTACAAGAACGACACGCCGCAGCTCTACGGCTACTGCGTGTTCGGCAAGGTTACGTCGGGGATGGACGTCGTCGATGCCATTGCCAATGCGCCCAAGGGCAACAAGCAGCCCGGCGTCTTCTCGGACCGGCCCCAGGACGACGTGATCATCGAGTCGATCAAGAGGAAGGGCTGA
- a CDS encoding AAA family ATPase, protein MRSSRPATSLQGTAMYAHFYHLSENPFNLTPDPKFHYINESTREALAAVLYGIKSRKGFLTLIGEAGTGKTTLLRRIVDEIEGETRIVFVFNPGVSFDELLEYLCMELGIRTDPAGRLQLIERLNHFLLAQLTEGRNVVVIIDEAQTLEDDVLEELRLLSNLETSKEKILQIVLSGQPELEDKLRRPNLRQLRQRIGVRATLKPMRSDEIRAYVETRLRSAGSQKAELFTASALHRCWQASQGIPRVINVICDNAMMIAFAEGSDRITTTVMNAAIRDLDGLNPTESWLGRARSMIALPAVRYGVAATAVVAAAFLLGRGLTMSGDEGAPVRVASQQAPPAPNASSPPSAPAPARPQVTAPATPPAPAAPAPAAHETPVQTAVAPSPPLPPSAAPAPAAMQAPAVPAPSSWPPADQATDPAPAGMPPAVGAPAEGSREPIREAAAPTPPANSAAATAGQASGAAGHLDLSTDSIKRRAEEMARSTAAKLYGSAPAAPGDAESDETAAVTPSPRRPVAEKQAGRGGSHVDAYQPYERDDERPRADAEAMAAEAMRHPEAAVQSPPSPRLAASAPPSMAAPPSGLAAGLESLASISGSAGKPAKSGDIPVVGRRVHVARGDTVWAIAMQYYGSVDQSVLAEIFRHNPGIRNAHQLPVGTEVFVPFLKPEHMIDPVQGGGYRVLVAESAEPAEIAKASSWAASRLPGRPLQTLSKGKDNPVHMVYATGFSGREAALAAARQLLPATP, encoded by the coding sequence GTGAGGAGCAGCAGGCCCGCGACGAGCCTGCAGGGCACAGCGATGTACGCGCATTTCTACCACCTCTCGGAAAATCCGTTCAACCTGACGCCGGATCCGAAGTTCCACTACATCAACGAGTCGACGCGCGAGGCGCTGGCCGCCGTTCTTTACGGCATCAAGTCGCGCAAGGGCTTCCTCACGCTGATCGGCGAGGCAGGTACCGGCAAGACCACGCTGCTTCGGCGCATCGTCGACGAGATCGAAGGCGAGACTCGGATCGTATTCGTCTTCAATCCGGGCGTCAGCTTCGACGAGCTCCTCGAATACCTGTGCATGGAGCTCGGCATCCGCACCGATCCGGCCGGGCGCCTGCAGCTGATCGAGCGGCTCAACCATTTCCTGCTCGCCCAGCTCACCGAAGGCCGTAACGTCGTCGTCATCATCGACGAGGCGCAGACCCTCGAGGACGACGTGCTCGAAGAGCTGCGCCTGCTGTCGAACCTGGAGACGTCGAAGGAAAAGATCCTGCAGATCGTGCTGTCCGGGCAGCCCGAGCTCGAGGACAAGCTGCGAAGGCCGAACTTGAGGCAGCTTCGCCAGAGAATCGGCGTGCGCGCGACGCTCAAGCCGATGCGCAGCGACGAGATCCGCGCCTACGTCGAGACGCGCCTGCGAAGCGCGGGCAGCCAGAAGGCCGAGCTGTTCACGGCCTCCGCGCTGCACCGCTGCTGGCAGGCCTCCCAGGGAATTCCGCGCGTCATCAACGTCATCTGCGACAACGCGATGATGATCGCGTTCGCCGAAGGCAGCGATCGCATCACGACGACCGTCATGAATGCCGCGATCCGCGACCTGGACGGACTCAATCCGACCGAAAGCTGGCTCGGCCGGGCGCGCTCGATGATCGCGCTTCCGGCGGTGCGGTACGGCGTCGCGGCGACGGCCGTCGTGGCCGCGGCGTTCCTGCTCGGCCGCGGGCTGACGATGTCCGGAGACGAAGGCGCGCCGGTGCGCGTCGCGTCGCAGCAGGCGCCGCCCGCACCGAATGCATCGTCGCCGCCGTCGGCACCGGCGCCGGCCAGGCCTCAGGTTACCGCGCCGGCGACGCCTCCTGCACCGGCGGCTCCCGCGCCCGCTGCTCACGAGACGCCTGTGCAGACAGCCGTGGCTCCTTCGCCGCCGCTGCCACCATCAGCGGCACCGGCGCCGGCGGCGATGCAGGCGCCGGCCGTTCCGGCTCCTTCATCGTGGCCTCCTGCCGACCAGGCGACCGATCCCGCGCCAGCCGGTATGCCGCCGGCCGTCGGCGCTCCGGCCGAAGGCTCCCGGGAGCCGATCCGCGAGGCTGCGGCTCCCACACCTCCGGCCAACTCTGCCGCCGCGACCGCCGGGCAGGCCTCCGGAGCGGCCGGCCACCTCGATCTCAGCACCGATTCGATCAAGCGGCGGGCCGAGGAAATGGCGAGGTCGACCGCGGCCAAGCTCTACGGCTCAGCGCCGGCGGCGCCTGGCGATGCCGAGTCGGATGAAACTGCCGCCGTGACGCCGAGCCCGCGCCGGCCGGTCGCCGAGAAACAAGCAGGCCGCGGCGGTTCGCACGTCGACGCCTACCAGCCGTACGAGCGCGACGACGAACGGCCGCGAGCCGATGCCGAGGCCATGGCCGCCGAAGCGATGCGTCATCCCGAAGCTGCGGTCCAGTCACCGCCTTCGCCCAGGCTCGCGGCCTCCGCACCGCCGTCGATGGCCGCGCCTCCGAGCGGCCTGGCGGCAGGACTGGAATCGCTTGCCTCGATCTCCGGATCTGCGGGCAAGCCGGCGAAATCCGGGGATATTCCGGTCGTCGGCCGGCGAGTGCACGTGGCCCGCGGCGATACGGTCTGGGCGATCGCGATGCAGTATTACGGCAGCGTCGACCAGTCGGTGCTCGCCGAAATCTTCCGGCACAACCCAGGCATCCGCAATGCCCACCAGCTTCCGGTCGGGACCGAGGTCTTCGTGCCGTTCCTCAAGCCCGAGCACATGATCGATCCGGTCCAGGGCGGCGGCTATCGCGTGCTGGTTGCCGAGAGCGCCGAGCCGGCGGAAATTGCCAAGGCATCGTCCTGGGCGGCCTCGAGGCTTCCCGGCCGGCCCCTGCAAACGCTGAGCAAGGGCAAGGACAACCCCGTCCACATGGTCTACGCCACCGGCTTTTCGGGCAGGGAGGCGGCACTTGCCGCCGCACGCCAGCTGCTGCCCGCCACGCCCTGA